In Amphiura filiformis chromosome 2, Afil_fr2py, whole genome shotgun sequence, one DNA window encodes the following:
- the LOC140146705 gene encoding transient receptor potential cation channel subfamily M member 2-like, with protein sequence MFQEREMYHQIRHQHPCRSGESRCSKPRCLPPFLRVSFGRGIQVGYVGEKAFMTCDHRHEVGIKFLGFKTDIGISGVWEFCTFGYEQFETPDTYKYRYDAVPKLTADKPSITFRLKADDKAYLALSPKKKDVQDMIEIVLSNNLSEMRIGRGNKHVAKESTPDLLSPDEFRQFYLTFEQGRSIQVGRLGQKPFLKYKPSKPIHFDFLGFASDVACKGVWEFPVLGTSEHQSTSGVYKYNFLFPPLPQTTEMITFHVKAASNALIALSPEDKPSDDMYEIMLGLDKNQKSGITYEGKFNSHITTEKILTADSFKHFYIYLQDDMIQVGVVGEKPFMKCERKTDVKFVGFCSDHKSPAIWDFCMFGRELFETSKYHFDLPRVPRDRKIVTFRVKAKSDAYLAMRSDKEDDMYEIELCGTGSGMSRSALKYGQQQAINASTPHLSDEEFRHFYIYIDPKKPIQVGEVGQKPFLKHKSTKPFIVKEIGFGTGHDVSGVWEFCTFEFLDGDILPDPTRQLLLYSILNKYYDMAEYFWEEGQEHIAAALTASKMYKVMAKGQHTELKELLYGIAQKYEDLAYGILTECEDQTEGQDTLDLLIRISPNWGYRNHLSLAEDTESRRFMSHPAVQVLLGKIWREGLPTEGQDKTQPLHRDPISNKTIGYKRIGDQSSDEDEVEKTTPLRTGYVQEDYEEEQPKGCWQKTKQFLDAPRTKFWINLVMYIVFLIFFSYVMVSDQLSKKRPSEAESFLIFWVVTFITEEVRQLVQPDMGRRVNKGRKRLRNITIKAKSQIREYMSNYWNWIDIVMLLLFVLGEIIRLSPNGRSPGRIVLAFSLFMFYLRFLHFLTISKNIGPKVFMIFKMLGDLRFMIIILVIILVGYGVAVQAILYPHVTDVSSVVKGILFRPTFQIYGELFLDDVTASQTEGTCSGNALDPCPEHVGWGVFFLVVYMIISNVLLLNLLIAMFSNTYQRVQGETDLHAKFQRYSLTKEFFNRPLLPPPLIIFAHLYRLIRYILHKARILRWTIHRMERYFSDGDERSLIKMEERCAYNYIQRKRSDGSSR encoded by the exons ATGTTCCAAGAACGAGAAATGTACCATCAAATACGGCACCAACATCCTTGCAGAAGTGGAGAAAGTCGATGTTCTAAGCCAAGATGCCTTCCGCCATTTCTTCGTGTGTCATTTGGTAGGGGCATCCAGGTGGGATACGTAGGGGAGAAGGCATTCATGACGTGTGACCATCGACATGAAGTAGGAATCAAGTTCCTGGGATTCAAAACTGATATTGGTATCAGTGGAGTCTGGGAGTTCTGCACTTTTG GttacgaacaatttgagacaccGGATACGTACAAGTATCGGTACGACGCAGTACCCAAGTTAACTGCTGATAAACCATCCATCACTTTCCGACTCAAGGCTGACGACAAAGCCTATCTGGCTCTGTCACCCAAGAAGAAAGACGTTCAGGATATGATTGAGATAG TACTTAGCAACAACCTTTCCGAGATGAGAATCGGTCGAGGCAACAAACATGTCGCCAAAGAATCAACCCCAGACCTACTCAGTCCGGATGAGTTCCGTCAGTTCTACCTGACCTTTGAACAAGGACGGTCGATTCAGGTCGGTAGGCTTGGGCAGAAACCATTCCTCAAGTACAAGCCTAGTAAACCCATCCATTTTGACTTCCTTGGATTTGCTTCTGATGTTGCGTGCAAAGGAGTTTGGGAGTTTCCTGTATTAG GTACCAGTGAACACCAGAGCACCAGCGGTGTCTACAAATACAACTTCTTGTTCCCGCCATTGCCACAGACCACAGAGATGATAACTTTCCATGTCAAAGCGGCCAGTAATGCCCTCATCGCATTGTCACCTGAAGACAAACCATCGGATGACATGTATGAAATCA TGTTGGGCTTAGACAAGAACCAGAAATCCGGTATAACCTACGAGGGTAAATTCAACTCACACATAACAACAGAGAAGATACTCACAGCCGACAGCTTCAAACACTTCTATATCTACCTTCAAGACGATATGATCCAAGTTGGTGTGGTCGGTGAAAAACCATTCATGAAGTGCGAACGAAAGACTGACGTCAAGTTCGTAGGATTTTGTTCTGATCACAAGAGTCCAGCTATTTGGGATTTCTGCATGTTTG GCCGTGAGCTTTTTGAGACATCGAAGTACCACTTCGACCTACCAAGAGTTCCACGAGATCGGAAGATAGTCACGTTCAGAGTGAAAGCAAAGAGCGACGCATACCTTGCTATGAGATCAGACAAAGAGGACGATATGTATGAGATAG AACTTTGTGGGACTGGCAGTGGAATGAGTAGATCCGCACTGAAGTACGGGCAACAACAAGCAATTAATGCATCTACGCCTCATCTGAGCGACGAGGAATTTCGCCATTTCTACATCTACATCGATCCAAAGAAACCTATTCAGGTTGGGGAGGtaggacagaaacccttcctgaagcACAAATCAACCAAACCATTCATTGTCAAGGAGATTGGGTTTGGAACAGGTCATGATGTGTCAGGAGTTTGGGAATTCTGTACCTTTG AATTCCTAGATGGCGATATTCTGCCGGATCCTACAAGACAGCTGTTGCTCTACTCCATTTTGAATAAGTACTACGATATGGCTGAATATTTCTGGGAAGAAGGTCAAGAACACATTGCGGCAGCTTTGACGGCTAGTAAGATGTACAAAGTCATGGCAAAGGGACAGCACACTGAACTGAAAGAGCTGCTCTACGGGATTGCGCA AAAATATGAAGACCTAGCATATGGCATCCTGACGGAATGCGAAGACCAAACCGAAGGACAAGACACCCTGGATCTTCTAATCCGAATCTCGCCCAACTGGGGCTATCGAAATCATCTTAGTCTCGCCGAAGACACAGAGAGCCGACGGTTTATGTCTCACCCAGCTGTACAGGTGCTCCTCGGTAAAATATGGCGGGAAGGGTTGCCCACTGAAGGGCAGGACAAGACTCAg CCTCTCCATCGTGATCCAATATCTAACAAGACAATAGGATACAAGCGAATAGGCGATCAGAGCTCAGACGAGGATGAAGTTGAGAAAACAACACCATTACGAACAGGCTATGTACAGGAAGATTATGAGGAAGAACAACC aaaGGGATGTTGGCAGAAAACGAAGCAGTTCTTGGATGCGCCACGAACcaaattttggataaatttg GTAATGTACATAGTGTTCTTGATCTTCTTCTCTTACGTCATGGTGTCAGACCAGCTGTCCAAGAAGCGTCCCTCAGAGGCAGAGTCTTTCTTGATCTTCTGGGTGGTTACATTCATCACCGAGGAGGTCCGCCAG CTGGTGCAACCTGACATGGGCCGTCGAGTAAACAAAGGAAGAAAACGCCTACGAAACATCACCATAAAAGCTAAGAGTCAAATAAGAGAGTACATGTCCAACTATTGGAATTGGATCGACATTGTCATGCTTCTACTCTTCGTCTTGGGCGAGATCATACGGCTATCTCCAAATGGACGAAGTCCGGGAAGAATTGTGCTCGCCTTCAGCCTGTTCATGTTTTACCTTCGATTCTTACACTTCTTGACAATATCTAAGAACATTGGTCCGAAGGTGTTTATGATCTTCAAAATg CTTGGAGACCTTAGGTTCATGATCATTATCCTCGTGATAATACTAGTAGGATATGGTGTAGCGGTTCAGGCAATCTTATACCCACACGTCACTGATGTTTCGTCTGTTGTCAAAGGCATATTGTTCCGACCAACCTTTCAGATATACGGAGAGCTGTTTCTGGATGACGTCACAG CTAGCCAGACTGAAGGAACATGTAGCGGTAATGCATTGGACCCATGTCCTGAACACGTTGGCTGGGGTGTATTCTTCCTGGTTGTGTATATGATAATCAGCAATGTCCTACTGCTCAACCTGTTGATTGCCATGTTCAG